A region of the Catenulispora sp. GP43 genome:
CTGTCGATCCGCATCCCCAGCGTCCGCATCCCGGTCGCCTCGCTGTCCGGTGGCCAGCGCCAGACCGTGGCCATCGCCCGCTCGCTGATCGGCGAGCCCAAGGTCGTGCTGCTCGACGAACCCACCGCCGCCCTCGGCGTGGAGCAGACCGCACAAGTGCTGGACCTGGTCGAGCGGCTGCGCGACCGGGGCCTGGGGGTGATCCTGATCAGCCACAGCATGGAAGACGTGATGGCCGTCGCCGACACGGTCGCGGTGCTGCGGCTGGGACGGAACAACGGGATCTTCGAGCGGCGGCAGACCAACCAGGAGCAGATCATCTCGGCGATCACCGGCGCCACCGACAACGCCGTCACCCGGCGGGCGGCACGCCACGCGGAGGGACAGGAATGAGCCAGGACCCGAACACCGGCGGTGCCG
Encoded here:
- a CDS encoding ATP-binding cassette domain-containing protein yields the protein MFDPSSQPVLELRGVSKRFGAVQALTGVDLDVHAGEVVALVGDNGAGKSTLVKTISGVNQPDQGEIVWQGGAVSVKGPHDAQKLGIATVYQDLALADNLDVVGNLFLGNEITKAGVLDEIAMEGRSRELLQTLSIRIPSVRIPVASLSGGQRQTVAIARSLIGEPKVVLLDEPTAALGVEQTAQVLDLVERLRDRGLGVILISHSMEDVMAVADTVAVLRLGRNNGIFERRQTNQEQIISAITGATDNAVTRRAARHAEGQE